In Mercurialis annua linkage group LG6, ddMerAnnu1.2, whole genome shotgun sequence, the following are encoded in one genomic region:
- the LOC126687693 gene encoding uncharacterized protein LOC126687693, giving the protein MIGVWNIRGLNDPIKHAEVRKWIFDYKLSLFAIFETRVRDINIDKVWRSLSLRGWKMLNNIECNDLGGIWICYKVDVGVNYVFKSSQVMHCDVSCEGKKFMCSFIYGMNDADGRKQLWRDLFSISKENDSPLIVLGDFNAILSNADRCGGILANQKQCEDFQNFLTEANLNELKSKASFLNHGISDHSPVIITFNEPVRVNCKPFRFFNIWTEHKDFLETVRDSWYSPTDGFKMYQIVQKLTRLKRVLRNLNRDSFNNICMQVEMTKKELDSIQVQIQRDPLNNQLLEDERLKAAVMKKVLKWEENFFRQKSRVQWIELGDLNTRFFHNSMKQRQSSNRISQLNVDGEVVKDQGSITNRECVSEIDRKKMVDPVTNEEIKSAMFRIGSDKAPGADGYMSLFFKKCWSVIGGDICEAIRDFFMSGKLLKQINATIITLNPKVENALLLSDFRPISCCNVISNALPRLLKVE; this is encoded by the exons ATGATCGGAGTGTGGAATATTAGGGGCCTTAATGACCCCATCAAGCATGCAGAGGTAAGgaagtggatttttgattatAAGTTATCTCTGTTTGCTATTTTTGAGACTAGGGTGAGGGATATTAATATTGATAAAGTGTGGAGGAGTTTAAGCCTGAGAGGATGGAAGATGCTGAACAATATTGAGTGTAATGATTTGGGGGGAATCTGGATTTGTTACAAGGTTGATGTAGGCGTTAATTATGTTTTCAAGTCTAGTCAGGTGATGCATTGTGATGTTAGTTGTGAGGGCAAAAAGTTCATGTGTTCCTTCATTTATGGCATGAATGATGCTGATGGTAGAAAGCAACTATGGAgggatttgtttagtatttCCAAGGAGAATGATAGTCCCTTGATAGTATTGGGAGATTTCAATGCCATTTTGAGTAATGCTGATAGATGTGGGGGTATTTTAGCTAATCAGAAGCAGTGTGAGGATTTCCAGAACTTTTTGACAGAGGCTAACCTTAATGAGTTGAAATCGAAGG CCTCCTTTCTAAATCATGGCATCTCTGATCACTCTCCTGTGATTATTACGTTTAATGAGCCAGTTAGGGTGAACTGCAAACCTTTTAGGTTTTTCAATATTTGGACAGAGCATAAAGACTTCCTTGAAACAGTCAGAGATAGTTGGTATAGTCCTACTGATGGCTTTAAGATGTATCAAATTGTCCAGAAACTTACTAGATTGAAGAGGGTGTTGAGGAATCTAAATAGAGATAGCTTCAATAATATTTGTATGCAGGTTGAGATGACTAAAAAGGAGTTAGATAGTATTCAAGTGCAGATTCAAAGGGACCCTTTGAACAACCAGCTACTTGAAGATGAGAGATTAAAAGCTGCTGTTATGAAGAAAGTCCTAAAATGGGAGGAAAATTTCTTTAGACAAAAATCTAGAGTTCAATGGATTGAGCTTGGAGATTTGAATACTAGATTTTTCCACAATTCCATGAAGCAAAGGCAAAGTAGTAATAGAATTTCTCAGTTGAATGTAGATGGTGAAGTTGTCAAAGACCAGGGCAGTATTACTAACA GAGAGTGTGTTTCTGAGATTGATAGAAAGAAGATGGTGGATCCAGTTACTAATGAGGAGATTAAATCAGCTATGTTTAGAATTGGGTCTGACAAGGCACCTGGTGCAGATGGCTATATGAGTCTTTTCTTTAAGAAGTGCTGGTCAGTTATTGGAGGTGATATTTGTGAGGCCATCAGAGACTTCTTCATGTCTGGTAAGCTTCTAAAGCAGATTAATGCAACTATTATTACTCTTAATCCTAAAGTAGAGAATGCTTTGCTTTTGAGTGACTTTAGACCCATCTCTTGTTGTAATGTCATTTCAAATGCATTACCAAGATTATTGAAAGTAGAATGA